The following coding sequences lie in one Silene latifolia isolate original U9 population chromosome 5, ASM4854445v1, whole genome shotgun sequence genomic window:
- the LOC141655518 gene encoding uncharacterized protein LOC141655518: MIPPATPCTSTIPLDAFSYPVSWALPPLGWLKANMDAALSPSSCLASSGCVIRDCHGSWVLGWSTRFPGTCPFLCEVRAIRDGILRASVLGDNVLVASDCLDAVSAILRPIDPCGPFANIILECRALLQDSPHLKLVFEKRTTNRVADALAHYSVHDVSPAQGCFEWAFAPPFVVDLCTTDFVLACAPLSPDPPP, from the coding sequence ATGATCCCTCCTGCCACCCCCTGTACCAGTACCATCCCCCTTGATGCCTTTAGCTATCCTGTTAGCTGGGCCCTTCCGCCGCTTGGTTGGCTTAAAGCCAATATGGACGCGGCTCTCTCTCCCTCTTCTTGTTTAGCCAGTTCGGGGTGTGTCATTAGAGATTGTCATGGGTCTTGGGTCCTTGGTTGGTCTACCCGGTTCCCTGGTACTTGCCCTTTCCTTTGTGAGGTCCGTGCCATCCGAGATGGGATTTTACGTGCTAGTGTCCTTGGGGACAATGTTCTGGTTGCCTCTGATTGTCTTGATGCCGTTAGCGCTATCCTCCGACCTATTGATCCGTGTGGCCCCTTTGCTAATATTATTCTTGAGTGTAGGGCCCTCTTGCAGGACTCTCCCCATTTGAAGCTGGTGTTTGAGAAGAGAACGACCAACCGAGTGGCGGATGCTCTTGCTCACTACTCCGTCCATGACGTTAGCCCCGCACAAGGCTGTTTTGAGTGGGCATTTGCCCCTCCTTTTGTTGTGGATCTTTGTACTACAGACTTTGTTTTGGCCTGCGCGCCTCTCTCCCCCGACCCGCCCCCTTGA
- the LOC141655519 gene encoding uncharacterized protein LOC141655519, with protein MYRLVSHLKLIKPKLKSLHQGGFSNISGRVKDTKLDLQRCQLLLQQTPLNAVLLNQEKMLSQEYCKLKTVELSMVYQRAKIHDVKMLDANTTYFFAQMAARRSRCHISRVRDLNDQEFQSFEGISDAFLEYYKRLLGKSSRVKRFEEGIILSGTCLEEAQGAMLVFDVTKDEIHDALTGQLLKEVNSTIISLIPKGDNPSSVQDYRHISCCSTIYKTISKIITKRLKKVMPILVGLEQAAFTHERSIVDNIMLAHKLVAGFSLNINGTSVGYFEGQRGLRQGDPLSPLLFVLCMEVLSRILRRRPEQPHFSYHPKCCRIGLSYLIFADDLLVFTRGYYPSVKAVENSLALFAEYSGLQPNPSKTNIYFGGVHQEKITSKIKHWANTFLSYAGKVQLLNSVIFGIESFWSRAQGGFGIREILSWNKSLLLKMFWRLSQDTQSIWVHWCTHYYFQRADCWSVKPGCSSTTVWKALLATRDDFINQAGSIAATQDWLQN; from the exons ATGTACAGGCTTGTGAGTCATTTGAAACTCATAAAACCTAAGCTCAAATCTCTGCATCAGGGGGGCTTCTCTAATATCAGTGGTAGAGTTAAAGATACTAAACTAGATCTACAGAGATGCCAGCTCCTTCTTCAACAGACACCATTGAATGCTGTGTTGCTAAATCAAGAGAAAATGCTCTCTCAGGAGTATTGTAAGCTCAAAACTGTTGAATTGAGTATGGTATATCAGAGGGCCAAAATCCATGATGTTAAAATGTTGGATGCTAATACTACTTATTTCTTTGCTCAGATGGCAGCCAGGAGAAGTAGATGTCATATTAGCAGGGTCCGTGATTTAAATGATCAGGAGTTCCAATCATTTGAGGGCATTTCTGATGCTTTCCTTGAGTACTATAAGCGGCTATTAGGGAAATCATCTAGGGTCAAGAGATTTGAGGAGGGTATTATTCTGTCTGGGACTTGTTTGGAGGAGGCTCAAGGAGCCATGCTAGTTTTTGATGTCACTAAGGATGAAATCCATGATGCTCT GACTGGGCAGCTGTTAAAGGAAGTAAACTCCACTATTATTTCTCTCATTCCTAAAGGTGACAACCCTAGCTCGGTTCAGGACTATAGACATATCTCATGCTGCTCTACAATATAcaaaaccattagtaaaatcATTACTAAGAGACTGAAGAAGGTCATGCCTATCTTAGTAGGATTAGAGCAAGCTGCCTTTACTCATGAGAGATCTATTGTGGATAATATTATGCTGGCCCATAAACTAGTTGCTGG ATTCTCCCTAAACATCAATGGTACTTCTGTGGGTTATTTTGAGGGTCAGAGAGGATTGAGGCAAGGGGATCCGCTCTCCCCTTTACTCTTTGTTCTCTGCATGGAAGTTCTATCCCGAATTCTGAGAAGGCGACCTGAGCAACCACATTTTAGTTACCACCCAAAATGTTGTAGGATTGGGTTATCCTATCTTATATTTGCTGACGATCTACTGGTTTTTACAAGAGGATATTATCCTTCTGTCAAAGCAGTAGAAAATTCTTTGGCTTTGTTTGCTGAGTACTCTGGGCTTCAACCTAACCCATCTAAAACCAACATATATTTTGGTGGTGTGCACCAGGAG AAGATTACAAGTAAAATAAAACATTGGGCAAATACTTTTTTGTCATATGCTGGGAAAGTGCAGCTTCTTAATTCAGTCATTTTTGGCATTGAGAGCTTCTG GTCCAGAGCTCAGGGTGGGTTTGGCATTCGTGAGATACTTAGCTGGAACAAATCTTTGCTGCTCAAGATGTTTTGGAGATTAAGCCAAGATACCCAGTCAATCTGGGTGCACTGGTGCACACATTACTACTTCCAAAGAGCTGACTGTTGGAGTGTGAAGCCAGGTTGCAGCTCTACAACAGTTTGGAAAGCTCTGTTGGCCACTAGAGATGATTTTATTAATCAGGCAGGCTCCATTGCTGCTACACAGGACTGGTTGCAAAATTGA